A single Lactuca sativa cultivar Salinas chromosome 8, Lsat_Salinas_v11, whole genome shotgun sequence DNA region contains:
- the LOC111910890 gene encoding hyoscyamine 6-dioxygenase isoform X3, with protein MKELKDSKWFDVEFVPKDYVFSKEYGPRNLDSPVCDSIPVIDLSKANGHIDPVEAILSASQEFGFFQVINHGIPENKVSDAMSVLKEFFDMPSKETHTKGWIYTNSTDYAKDGVHLWRENLKHPCHPIEDCIHLWPENPTRYQEVISAYLVEIQKLSLRILEMICEGLGLKGGYFEDMSEVQLLSSNIYPPCPDPNLTLGILPHQDPSLITVLYQGDSTGLQVMKDGQWVNVGAIPNAFVVNIGNQLEIISNGRLKSIKHRVVNNTRDTRLSIATFVNPSPDCIIEPAKVLVNEMEPSRYTPKQYKEYVQYNNAFGDYTVAIQNALRSEN; from the exons atgaaggagttaaAAGATTCAAAGTGGTTCGATGTGGAATTCGTACCCAAAGATTACGTATTCTCCAAGGAATATGGACCTCGGAATCTCGATTCCCCTGTTTGCGATTCCATTCCCGTTATAGATCTTTCAAAAGCAAACGGACATATCGACCCAGTCGAAGCAATCTTGTCGGCTTCTCAAGAATTCGGTTTCTTTCAG GTGATCAATCACGGAATCCCGGAAAACAAAGTGAGTGACGCGATGAGTGTTCTTAAAGAATTCTTCGACATGCCATCGAAGGAAACACATACGAAAGGTTGGATTTACACAAACAGTACCGATTATGCGAAAGATGGCGTGCATTTATGGCGGGAAAATCTTAAACATCCATGTCATCCTATAGAGGATTGCATTCATCTATGGCCCGAAAACCCGACCCGATATCA GGAGGTGATATCGGCGTATTTAGTGGAAATACAGAAATTGAGTTTGAGGATTTTGGAGATGATTTGTGAAGGATTAGGATTGAAGGGTGGGTATTTTGAGGATATGAGTGAGGTTCAGTTATTGTCGTCGAATATTTACCCGCCTTGCCCCGACCCGAATTTAACGTTGGGGATATTACCACATCAAGATCCGAGTCTTATTACGGTTTTGTATCAAGGTGATTCGACTGGGCTCCAGGTTATGAAGGATGGTCAGTGGGTCAACGTTGGAGCAATTCCGAATGCCTTTGTTGTTAACATAGGCAACCAACTTGAG ATTATCAGCAACGGAAGATTGAAAAGTATAAAACATCGTGTAGTGAATAACACAAGAGACACTAGATTAAGCATCGCAACCTTTGTGAACCCGTCTCCTGATTGCATCATTGAACCCGCAAAAGTCTTGGTGAATGAAATGGAGCCATCACGCTACACACCCAAACAATACAAAGAGTATGTTCAATATAACAATGCATTTGGCGATTACACTGTTGCTATACAAAACGCTCTACGCTCGGAAAATTGA
- the LOC111910890 gene encoding hyoscyamine 6-dioxygenase isoform X1, whose protein sequence is MKGTYIYTTFFKIEMKELKDSKWFDVEFVPKDYVFSKEYGPRNLDSPVCDSIPVIDLSKANGHIDPVEAILSASQEFGFFQVINHGIPENKVSDAMSVLKEFFDMPSKETHTKGWIYTNSTDYAKDGVHLWRENLKHPCHPIEDCIHLWPENPTRYQEVISAYLVEIQKLSLRILEMICEGLGLKGGYFEDMSEVQLLSSNIYPPCPDPNLTLGILPHQDPSLITVLYQGDSTGLQVMKDGQWVNVGAIPNAFVVNIGNQLEIISNGRLKSIKHRVVNNTRDTRLSIATFVNPSPDCIIEPAKVLVNEMEPSRYTPKQYKEYVQYNNAFGDYTVAIQNALRSEN, encoded by the exons ATGAAAGGAACATATATCTATACCACTTTCTTCAAGATAG agatgaaggagttaaAAGATTCAAAGTGGTTCGATGTGGAATTCGTACCCAAAGATTACGTATTCTCCAAGGAATATGGACCTCGGAATCTCGATTCCCCTGTTTGCGATTCCATTCCCGTTATAGATCTTTCAAAAGCAAACGGACATATCGACCCAGTCGAAGCAATCTTGTCGGCTTCTCAAGAATTCGGTTTCTTTCAG GTGATCAATCACGGAATCCCGGAAAACAAAGTGAGTGACGCGATGAGTGTTCTTAAAGAATTCTTCGACATGCCATCGAAGGAAACACATACGAAAGGTTGGATTTACACAAACAGTACCGATTATGCGAAAGATGGCGTGCATTTATGGCGGGAAAATCTTAAACATCCATGTCATCCTATAGAGGATTGCATTCATCTATGGCCCGAAAACCCGACCCGATATCA GGAGGTGATATCGGCGTATTTAGTGGAAATACAGAAATTGAGTTTGAGGATTTTGGAGATGATTTGTGAAGGATTAGGATTGAAGGGTGGGTATTTTGAGGATATGAGTGAGGTTCAGTTATTGTCGTCGAATATTTACCCGCCTTGCCCCGACCCGAATTTAACGTTGGGGATATTACCACATCAAGATCCGAGTCTTATTACGGTTTTGTATCAAGGTGATTCGACTGGGCTCCAGGTTATGAAGGATGGTCAGTGGGTCAACGTTGGAGCAATTCCGAATGCCTTTGTTGTTAACATAGGCAACCAACTTGAG ATTATCAGCAACGGAAGATTGAAAAGTATAAAACATCGTGTAGTGAATAACACAAGAGACACTAGATTAAGCATCGCAACCTTTGTGAACCCGTCTCCTGATTGCATCATTGAACCCGCAAAAGTCTTGGTGAATGAAATGGAGCCATCACGCTACACACCCAAACAATACAAAGAGTATGTTCAATATAACAATGCATTTGGCGATTACACTGTTGCTATACAAAACGCTCTACGCTCGGAAAATTGA
- the LOC111910890 gene encoding hyoscyamine 6-dioxygenase isoform X2 — MEMKELKDSKWFDVEFVPKDYVFSKEYGPRNLDSPVCDSIPVIDLSKANGHIDPVEAILSASQEFGFFQVINHGIPENKVSDAMSVLKEFFDMPSKETHTKGWIYTNSTDYAKDGVHLWRENLKHPCHPIEDCIHLWPENPTRYQEVISAYLVEIQKLSLRILEMICEGLGLKGGYFEDMSEVQLLSSNIYPPCPDPNLTLGILPHQDPSLITVLYQGDSTGLQVMKDGQWVNVGAIPNAFVVNIGNQLEIISNGRLKSIKHRVVNNTRDTRLSIATFVNPSPDCIIEPAKVLVNEMEPSRYTPKQYKEYVQYNNAFGDYTVAIQNALRSEN; from the exons ATGG agatgaaggagttaaAAGATTCAAAGTGGTTCGATGTGGAATTCGTACCCAAAGATTACGTATTCTCCAAGGAATATGGACCTCGGAATCTCGATTCCCCTGTTTGCGATTCCATTCCCGTTATAGATCTTTCAAAAGCAAACGGACATATCGACCCAGTCGAAGCAATCTTGTCGGCTTCTCAAGAATTCGGTTTCTTTCAG GTGATCAATCACGGAATCCCGGAAAACAAAGTGAGTGACGCGATGAGTGTTCTTAAAGAATTCTTCGACATGCCATCGAAGGAAACACATACGAAAGGTTGGATTTACACAAACAGTACCGATTATGCGAAAGATGGCGTGCATTTATGGCGGGAAAATCTTAAACATCCATGTCATCCTATAGAGGATTGCATTCATCTATGGCCCGAAAACCCGACCCGATATCA GGAGGTGATATCGGCGTATTTAGTGGAAATACAGAAATTGAGTTTGAGGATTTTGGAGATGATTTGTGAAGGATTAGGATTGAAGGGTGGGTATTTTGAGGATATGAGTGAGGTTCAGTTATTGTCGTCGAATATTTACCCGCCTTGCCCCGACCCGAATTTAACGTTGGGGATATTACCACATCAAGATCCGAGTCTTATTACGGTTTTGTATCAAGGTGATTCGACTGGGCTCCAGGTTATGAAGGATGGTCAGTGGGTCAACGTTGGAGCAATTCCGAATGCCTTTGTTGTTAACATAGGCAACCAACTTGAG ATTATCAGCAACGGAAGATTGAAAAGTATAAAACATCGTGTAGTGAATAACACAAGAGACACTAGATTAAGCATCGCAACCTTTGTGAACCCGTCTCCTGATTGCATCATTGAACCCGCAAAAGTCTTGGTGAATGAAATGGAGCCATCACGCTACACACCCAAACAATACAAAGAGTATGTTCAATATAACAATGCATTTGGCGATTACACTGTTGCTATACAAAACGCTCTACGCTCGGAAAATTGA